From Oncorhynchus mykiss isolate Arlee chromosome 6, USDA_OmykA_1.1, whole genome shotgun sequence, the proteins below share one genomic window:
- the aakb1 gene encoding 5-AMP-activated protein kinase subunit beta-1 isoform X1, producing MGNNSSSGERASAGQGERPYQRDDGQGAKDGARPKIIMDSTDDADLFNTREAKNAPQEIQEFLAWQRDLESDSKCPSQAKPTVFRWTGAGKEIFVSGSFNNWATKIPLNKSQNNFAAVVDLPEGEHQYKFCVDGQWTLDPTGAVLTTKTGTVNNVIQVKRTDFEVFDALMIDSQECADMSDLSSSPPGPYQQDPYITKTSDKLKNPPILPPHLLQVLLNKDTGVSCDPALLPEPNHVMLNHLYALSIKDGVMVLSATHRYKKKYVTTLLYKPI from the exons ATGGGAAACAACAGCAGCAGTGGTGAGCGGGCCAGTGCAGGTCAGGGTGAGAGGCCCTATCAGCGTGACGATGGACAAGGTGCCAAGGATGGAGCACGGCCCAAGATTATCATGGACAGCACAGATGATGCTGACCTGTTTAACACCAGAGAGGCTAAAAAT GCTCCTCAGGAGATTCAGGAGTTTCTAGCCTGGCAGCGGGACCTTGAGAGTGACAGTAAATGTCCCAGTCAGGCCAAGCCCACTGTGTTCCGTTGGACAGGCGCTGGCAAAGAGATCTTTGTGTCTGGATCATTCAACAACTGGGCCACCAAGATTCCCCTCAACAAAAG CCAGAACAACTTTGCAGCGGTTGTGGACTTGCCTGAGGGAGAACACCAGTACAAATTCTGTGTAGATGGACAGTGGACCCTCGACCCGACAGGG GCTGTGTTGACGACCAAAACTGGCACGGTCAATAATGTCATTCAGGTGAAGAGGACTGACTTTGAGGTGTTTGATGCCCTCATGATTGATTCTCAGGAATGTGCAGACATGTCAG ACCTCTCGAGTTCCCCTCCGGGACCCTACCAGCAGGACCCATACATAACCAAGACGAGCGACAAGCTCAAGAACCCCCCCATCCTGCCACCACACTTGCTGCAAGTCCTACTCAATAAGGACACTGGCGTGTCT TGTGACCCAGCCCTTCTTCCAGAGCCCAACCATGTGATGCTCAACCACCTCTATGCCCTCTCCATCAAG GATGGGGTGATGGTTCTTAGCGCAACTCACCGCTACAAAAAGAAGTATGTGACCACACTTCTGTACAAGCCGATCTAA
- the LOC118965070 gene encoding transmembrane protein 233 produces the protein MSPGTPQPTEVKTKQLLDVSADHLGGREAQEIPPLKNYVYLTILTCFCPAWPVNIVALVFSVLSQNSYDEEDYEGSERLGRKAFHMAIASMIIGLLIFLILSIVHFTTHAV, from the exons ATGTCTCCAGGGACGCCCCAGCCAACAGAGGTGAAGACCAAGCAGCTGCTGGATGTGAGTGCTGACCACTTGGGGGGCAGGGAGGCCCAGGAGATCCCCCCTCTGAAGAACTATGTCTACCTGACCATCCTCACTTGCTTCTGCCCAGCCTGGCCTGTTAACATCGTGGCTCTGGTCTTCTCTGTACTG TCTCAGAACAGTTATGATGAGGAGGACTATGAGGGTTCCGAGAGGCTCGGTAGGAAAGCCTTTCACATGGCGATAGCCTCCATGATCATTGGCCTCCTGATCTTCCTGATCTTATCCATAGTGCACTTTACAAC GCATGCTGTATGA
- the aakb1 gene encoding 5-AMP-activated protein kinase subunit beta-1 (The RefSeq protein has 2 substitutions compared to this genomic sequence) — protein sequence MGNNSSSGERASAGQGERPYQRDDGQGAKDGARPKIIMDSTDDADLFNTREAKDAPQEIQEFLAWQRDLESDSKCPSQAKPTVFRWTGAGKEIFVSGSFNNWATKIPLNKSQNNFAAVVDLSEGEHQYKFCVDGQWTLDPTGAVLTTKTGTVNNVIQVKRTDFEVFDALMIDSQECADMSDLSSSPPGPYQQDPYITKTSDKLKNPPILPPHLLQVLLNKDTGVSCDPALLPEPNHVMLNHLYALSIKDGVMVLSATHRYKKKYVTTLLYKPI from the exons ATGGGAAACAACAGCAGCAGTGGTGAGCGGGCCAGTGCAGGTCAGGGTGAGAGGCCCTATCAGCGTGACGATGGACAAGGTGCCAAGGATGGAGCACGGCCCAAGATTATCATGGACAGCACAGATGATGCTGACCTGTTTAACACCAGAGAGGCTAAAAAT GCTCCTCAGGAGATTCAGGAGTTTCTAGCCTGGCAGCGGGACCTTGAGAGTGACAGTAAATGTCCCAGTCAGGCCAAGCCCACTGTGTTCCGTTGGACAGGCGCTGGCAAAGAGATCTTTGTGTCTGGATCATTCAACAACTGGGCCACCAAGATTCCCCTCAACAAAAG CCAGAACAACTTTGCAGCGGTTGTGGACTTGCCTGAGGGAGAACACCAGTACAAATTCTGTGTAGATGGACAGTGGACCCTCGACCCGACAGGG GCTGTGTTGACGACCAAAACTGGCACGGTCAATAATGTCATTCAGGTGAAGAGGACTGACTTTGAGGTGTTTGATGCCCTCATGATTGATTCTCAGGAATGTGCAGACATGTCAG ACCTCTCGAGTTCCCCTCCGGGACCCTACCAGCAGGACCCATACATAACCAAGACGAGCGACAAGCTCAAGAACCCCCCCATCCTGCCACCACACTTGCTGCAAGTCCTACTCAATAAGGACACTGGCGTGTCT TGTGACCCAGCCCTTCTTCCAGAGCCCAACCATGTGATGCTCAACCACCTCTATGCCCTCTCCATCAAG GATGGGGTGATGGTTCTTAGCGCAACTCACCGCTACAAAAAGAAGTATGTGACCACACTTCTGTACAAGCCGATCTAA